The Aestuariibius sp. HNIBRBA575 nucleotide sequence AGACAGAGTTGGAAAGCCTCGCCGCGACGTTCAGCTATCGGATTTATGACGATACCTTTTCCCTGTCAGCGCGGTTTTTGACTGAAAACCAAGACGATGCGATTGCATTGTTACGTCAATCCATCATCGATCCCAGCTTTGATCAGGATGCCATCGAAAGGGTCCGTGCGCAGGTCATTTCAGGCATTCAATCGGATGCCAAGGACCCCGACAGCATTGCCAGTGCGACCTATGATCAGCTGGCGTTTGGCGATCATCCTTATGGGTCATCGCTGGACGGGACCGAAGACAGCGTGAACGCGCTGACACGGGATGATCTGATCCAAGCCCATCAACGTGTCCTGACCCGCGATCGGATTTATGTTGGCGCTGTGGGCGACATCACGGCTGATGATCTGGGTCTGTTGCTGGATACGTTACTGGGGGAACTGCCCGCGACGGGACCGGAATTGCCGGATCGGATCGACTATACGCTGGCCGGGGGCACGACTGTCGTGGACTACGAAACCCCGCAATCGGTCGCGATTTTCGGCCATGGCGGCATTACCCGCGATGACGACGATTTCTTTGCGGCGTATATCCTGAACGAAATTTTGGGGGGCCGGGGCCGCGAAAGCCGCTTGATGAAAGAGGTCCGCGAAGAGCGCGGCCTGACCTATGGCGTCTATTCCTATCTGGTGCCCAAGGACCTGTCGGAACAATATTTGGGGTCGCTTGCCTCTGCGAACGAAACCATGGCCGAAGCGTTGGATGTAATCCGCGCGGAATGGACGAAACTGGCAGAAAATGGCGTGTCCGAACAGGAATTGAGCGATGCCAAAACCTATCTGACGGGCGCGTATCCACTGCGGTTTGATGGGAATGGTCCGATTGCGGACATCATGGTTGGCATGCAGATGACCGGCCTGCCGATTGATTATATCGCCACGCGTAATGATCAAATCAACGCCGTCACGCTTGAGGAAATCAATCGGGTAGCGCGTGAAATCCTTGATCCAGATGGGCTTCATTTCGTGGTCGTGGGTCAGCCGGTTGGGTTGGAAACAACCGCGCCGGTTAACCAATAAGACCCTCGTAGAATCGGGAATGGCTATGCTATCTATAGCGGCATGGCCATTCCTGACCCCAAGATAAGCGAAAAACAGCCCGTTATCCGTCAACTGGACGAAGGCGCGATCAACCGGATCGCCGCCGGCGAAGTTGTGGAACGCCCTGCATCCGCAGTGAAAGAGTTGGTTGAAAACGCCATCGATGCGGGTGCAACCCGAATTTCCATCGATATTGCGGATGGCGGCAAAACCCTGATCCGGGTCACAGATGATGGGTGCGGCATTGCCGGGGTGGATTTGCCGCTGGCCCTGTCACGCCATGCTACGTCAAAAATCGACGGGTCGGACCTGTTGGATATCCATACATTCGGATTTCGAGGCGAGGCATTGCCATCGCTGGGCGCCGTGGGCCGGTTGACCATCACCAGCCGTGCGACCGGCCATGAGGCGGCGACGATCACGGTGAACGGCGGCCAGATGGGCCCAGTCAAACCGGCGGCATTGACCCGTGGCACGGTGATCGAGCTAAAGGATCTATTTTTCGCTACGCCCGCCCGGTTAAAATTCTTGCGCACGGACCGCGCCGAACAACAGGCGATTTCGGATGTGGTCAAACGGCTCGCCATGGCGGAACCGTTCATCGGCTTCACCTTGCGGGACGTGTCGTCGGGCAAAGACCGGGTGACATTTCGCGCCGATCCGCAAACCGGCGATATGTTTGACGCGCTACGTGGACGATTATCATCGGTGCTGGGGCGGGATTTTGCTGAAAATGCGATCCCGTTGGATGCGGAACGCGATGGGTTCCACCTGACCGGATATGGCGCATTGCCGACCTATTCACGCGGGTCGGCCGTTCAGCAATTCCTGTTTGTGAACGGCCGCCCGGTGCGGGACAAATTGCTGATCGGGGCGCTGCGCGGGGCCTATATGGATTTCCTCAGTCGCGACCGCCACCCGGCGGCAGTTTTGTTCATCGATTGTGACCCCCACAAGGTGGATGTGAACGTGCACCCCGCCAAATCCGAGGTTCGATTTCGCGATCCCGGCACTGTGCGTGGGTTGATTGTGTCGGGTCTGCGCCATGCCTTGGCGGATGCGGGGCATCGCGCGTCAACAACTGTCGCGGGGGCCACTTTGGGGGCGATGCGTCCCGAAACAAATGCGCCACCTGGGCGGATTTATCAGATGGATCGCGCGGGATATGCGCCCACGCAATATACCCCATCGCCCAGCTATCCCACTGGTTTTGCAGAGAGTTTGACCGAAAGTTTCACCGAAACGATGTCGCCCTCTGCGCGGGTTGAACCCACATTCGACCCTCAGGAAACGACCCAAAGCGAACACCTGCCATTGGGGGCCGCACGCGCGCAGGTGCATGAAAACTACATCGTGGCGCAGACCGAAACCGGGATTGTGATCGTCGATCAACACGCGGCCCATGAACGTCTGGTTTATGAGCGATTGAAAAATCAGATGGCGGATAACGGTGTCGCGGCGCAGGCGTTGTTGATCCCGGAAATCATCGAAATGTCAGATGGCGACGCGGCAATGCTGCTGTCGCATGCCGATGAATTGGCAAAGCTGGGACTGACGTTGGAACCGTTCGGCGGCGGCGCAATTGCTGTGCGTGAAACCCCCGCCATATTGGGCGAAATCAACGCCGAAGCGATGCTGCGCGATGTGTTGGACGAATTGGCCGATCTGGGCGACAGCACCACGGTGCAGGCCCGCATCGAAGCCATCCTGAGCCGCGTCGCCTGTCATGGATCGATCCGTTCGGGCCGTCAAATGCGGGCCGAGGAAATGAACGCTTTGTTGCGCGAAATGGAGGCAACCCCCCATTCCGGCCAATGCAATCACGGCCGCCCCACCTATGTGGAGCTGCAACTTAGCGATATCGAAAGGTTGTTTGGACGCACATGATCCAGATTGGCGAAAATCCCATTCATTTCAGCGATCCTATTGTGATTGCAGCGCTTTTTGGCGTGTTCATTCTGTTGCTGATCGTTGTTTTGCTGATTTCAGCCGTGCGACGCACCGGGCAATCCGCGTTGATGGCCCAGAATATGGCGTCGCAAATGGGCGGGATGACGGCGCGGGTTCAGGCGCTGTCAGATGGGCAACAGCAATTATTTGGCGGGCTGCATTCCGTCAGCGAAGCGCAGGCGCAACAGCAATCCAACATGCTGCAATTGATGGAACAACGGCTGGCGCAGGTGAACGAAACCATGGGCAACAATCTGGCCAATTCAGCGCGCAACACCGCCCAAAGTCTGGGGGAATTGCAGCAACGCCTGAAAACCATCGACAAGGCGCAGGAAAACATCACCAAATTGTCCGGTGATGTCCTGAGCCTGCAAGACATCCTGTCCAACAAACAAACCCGCGGTGCATTTGGTGAAATTCAGCTGCATGACATCGTGGGCAAGGCGCTTCCGGCGGATAGTTTTACCATGCAGGCGACATTGTCGAACGGAAAACGGGCCGATTGTTTGATCCATTTGCCCAACCCACCGGGCCCCATTGTGGTGGATAGTAAATTCCCGCTCGAAGCCTACGAAGCCCTGCGCAACGCCACCACTGATTATGAGCTAAACGACGCGGCGCGTCAGCTGCGCACAGCGATCCGGGCTCATATCAAAGCGATTTCCGACAAATACATCATCGAAGGGGAAACCGCGGATGGCGCACTGATGTTCCTACCGTCAGAGGCCGTTTACGCAGAATTGCACGCGAATTTCCCCGAAATCGTGCGCGAAGGGTTCGCCGCACGGGTTTGGATCGTGTCCCCGACCACCTGTATGGCGACGCTGAATACGATGCGCGCCATCCTAAAAGACGCGCGAATGCGTGAACAGGCAGGCGCGATCCGCAAAGAGCTGGGCATGCTCTATGGTGACGTGGATCGGCTGGGCAAGCGGGTCGAAAATCTGGATCGGCATTTTGGTCAGGCGGCCAAGGATATTGCGGATATCAAAATCAGCGCCGACAAAGCCGGGCGCCGGGCGCGGCGGCTCGACAATTTTGATTTCGAAGAGCTGGCCCCAGAAGAAGACACACCCAAAGTTGTCCCTATTACGGCCCCGAAAACCTGATTTCATTTGTGGTTCTGATGACCTGTGCTAGCGTGAGGCAACAATGGTCAGGAGGCGTAAATGGTCAGGAAATCTGCGATCGCATTGGCGATGTTTGGGGCCCTATCGGCATGTGCGAATATGGACCCGGACACGCTTATTTATAGCAACATCACCGCGCAAATGGACCGAGAATTGCAATCCGTGCCATTTGCATCCGGATCCGTTTCTGTAGTGACTGAGGATCATGGTGAAATGCACACCTATCGGCTGGTTCCCTGTCGCGGGGATCGGGTTTGCATGGGGTCCGAACATGGGCGGCAAATTCGCGCCACAGAGACAGCGCAATATGTGGTTTTGTCAGGGATCAAACGCCATCAGGTGTTTTATCTGGGTATGGGCGGCGATGGTTTCGTGCGCGAAGGCAATCAAACACGCCCGCTGGCTTGGGAATAGGTTTGTCCCAGATCAAGGTTTGAGATTGGCAAACGGCGCATTCTGACTTCGAAGAGAAGGAGAATTCCAATGCTAAAGATCGCCACAGATAAAATCGCCGAAATCATCATCCTTGCCCGCGAAATGCCGCGCGGCGAAAGCGAATTTGACGGGTTTGTCGGTCGTTTGGACGAAGAAGAAGAGGCCAGTTTGGTTGCTGTATTCTGGATTGGACGCGGATCGTTTGAACCAGAGGATTACGAAGAGGCCTATGCGACCGCACGTCGAGAGGCGTCCGCGCCGACACAGGATTACCTGAAAGGGTCACCACATCTGGCGGATCATCTGGAAAATGGTCTGGATGCATTGGGGATTTCAGCCAAAGACGCTGAGGATGATTTATACTGACACGCGGCGCAATCTGCGCGGCGCATCAGTATTTTGCCAGCAACAACGCTATAGTTTGTGCGATTGATAAATGTCACGTGCGCGGCCCCAGACACCTGTTTCAAGGTCGCCCAATTGCAGCAGATAGGGCAGCAATTGTTCGGCAAAGTCATGTGAGCTTTCGAG carries:
- a CDS encoding M16 family metallopeptidase, which produces MIRLFAAFTMLWASTATAEVDIQEVTSPGGITAWLVEAHEIPFTALEIRIRGGASLDLPEKRGASNLMTGLLEEGSGDMNAQEFQTELESLAATFSYRIYDDTFSLSARFLTENQDDAIALLRQSIIDPSFDQDAIERVRAQVISGIQSDAKDPDSIASATYDQLAFGDHPYGSSLDGTEDSVNALTRDDLIQAHQRVLTRDRIYVGAVGDITADDLGLLLDTLLGELPATGPELPDRIDYTLAGGTTVVDYETPQSVAIFGHGGITRDDDDFFAAYILNEILGGRGRESRLMKEVREERGLTYGVYSYLVPKDLSEQYLGSLASANETMAEALDVIRAEWTKLAENGVSEQELSDAKTYLTGAYPLRFDGNGPIADIMVGMQMTGLPIDYIATRNDQINAVTLEEINRVAREILDPDGLHFVVVGQPVGLETTAPVNQ
- the mutL gene encoding DNA mismatch repair endonuclease MutL, with translation MAIPDPKISEKQPVIRQLDEGAINRIAAGEVVERPASAVKELVENAIDAGATRISIDIADGGKTLIRVTDDGCGIAGVDLPLALSRHATSKIDGSDLLDIHTFGFRGEALPSLGAVGRLTITSRATGHEAATITVNGGQMGPVKPAALTRGTVIELKDLFFATPARLKFLRTDRAEQQAISDVVKRLAMAEPFIGFTLRDVSSGKDRVTFRADPQTGDMFDALRGRLSSVLGRDFAENAIPLDAERDGFHLTGYGALPTYSRGSAVQQFLFVNGRPVRDKLLIGALRGAYMDFLSRDRHPAAVLFIDCDPHKVDVNVHPAKSEVRFRDPGTVRGLIVSGLRHALADAGHRASTTVAGATLGAMRPETNAPPGRIYQMDRAGYAPTQYTPSPSYPTGFAESLTESFTETMSPSARVEPTFDPQETTQSEHLPLGAARAQVHENYIVAQTETGIVIVDQHAAHERLVYERLKNQMADNGVAAQALLIPEIIEMSDGDAAMLLSHADELAKLGLTLEPFGGGAIAVRETPAILGEINAEAMLRDVLDELADLGDSTTVQARIEAILSRVACHGSIRSGRQMRAEEMNALLREMEATPHSGQCNHGRPTYVELQLSDIERLFGRT
- a CDS encoding DNA recombination protein RmuC — its product is MIQIGENPIHFSDPIVIAALFGVFILLLIVVLLISAVRRTGQSALMAQNMASQMGGMTARVQALSDGQQQLFGGLHSVSEAQAQQQSNMLQLMEQRLAQVNETMGNNLANSARNTAQSLGELQQRLKTIDKAQENITKLSGDVLSLQDILSNKQTRGAFGEIQLHDIVGKALPADSFTMQATLSNGKRADCLIHLPNPPGPIVVDSKFPLEAYEALRNATTDYELNDAARQLRTAIRAHIKAISDKYIIEGETADGALMFLPSEAVYAELHANFPEIVREGFAARVWIVSPTTCMATLNTMRAILKDARMREQAGAIRKELGMLYGDVDRLGKRVENLDRHFGQAAKDIADIKISADKAGRRARRLDNFDFEELAPEEDTPKVVPITAPKT
- a CDS encoding DUF3775 domain-containing protein translates to MLKIATDKIAEIIILAREMPRGESEFDGFVGRLDEEEEASLVAVFWIGRGSFEPEDYEEAYATARREASAPTQDYLKGSPHLADHLENGLDALGISAKDAEDDLY